From the Ilumatobacteraceae bacterium genome, the window GCCTCAGCCCCAGCCTCGGGCCGTGTCGCGAATCCAGCGCAGGGCGCACAACAACGCGACGCGGCCGGCGGCCATCAAGCACCCCTCAGCCTCAGCCTCAGCCCCAGCCTCGGGCCGTGTCGCGAATCCGGGCGCAGGGGGCGCAACAACGCGACACGGCCGCCGGCGATCGACGCGGGACCCCAACCGTGTCGCGAATCCGGGGTCAGGGCGCACAACAACGCGACACGGCTAGTGGCGGGCCGGGCCGGTAGGGGCCGGGTGGGACGGCGGCCGGGTGGGACGGCGGGCTGGTGGGGCCGGTCGGACGGTGGCCGCCGGCTCGGGGTCAGAGGGAACGGACGATGATGGCGTCGCCTTGGCCGCCACCGCCGCACAGCGCTGCGGCGCCGACACCGCCGCCGCGGCGACGGAGCTCGTGCAGCAGGGTCAGCGCGAGCCGGTTGCCGCTCATCCCGATCGGGTGACCGAGGGCGATCGCGCCGCCGTTGACGTTGACCCGGTCGAGATCGATCCCGAGCTGACGCGACGACGCGATCCCGACGGCGGCGAAGGCCTCGTTGAGTTCGAACACATCGATGTCGGACACCGACAGGTCGGTCTTGGAGAGCGCCTTCTCGATCGCGTTGGCCGGCTGCCAGTTGAGCGAGGCGTTGTCGGGTCCGGCGACCATGCCGTAGCTGACGATCTCACCCAGGGGCGCCACGCCCGACGCCTCGGCCGCTGCGGCCGACATCACGACGACCGCCGACGCGCCGTCGCTGAGCTGTGAGGCATTGCCGGCCGTGATCGAGCCGTCGGGGTCGAATGCCGGACGCAACTTGCCGAGGCTCTCGGCCGTGGTGCCGGGCCGGACACCCTCGTCGTGCTCGACCAGGACCGGGTCGCCCTTGCGCTGCGGCACGGAGACCGGTGCGATCTCGTCGGCGAGGATGCCGTCCTTGGTGGCGGTGGCCGCCCGCTCGTGCGACATCGCCGAGGCCTCGTCCATCTCGGCCCGGCTGATCGAGTCGCCGGTGTAGCGGTCGGTGCCGAGGCCCATCAGGCAGGCGTCGAACGAGCACCACAGGCCGTCGGTGATGATCGAATCCTCGAGCTGCGTGTGTCCGTAGCGGAACCCGCCGCGGGCGCCCTGGGCGAGGTACGGCGCGTTGGTCATCGACTCCATGCCGCCGGCGACCACGATGTCGGCGTCGCCCGACTGGATCATCTGGTGGGCCTGGTAGATCGAGTTGAGCCCCGACAGGCAGACCTTGTTGACGTTGACCGACGGCACCCGCATCGGGATGCCGGCCTTGCCGGCGGCCTGACGGGCGGGAACCTGCCCCTGGCCGGCCATCAGCACCTGCCCCATGATCACGTGCTCGACCTGCTCGGGAGACACGCCGGCGCGCTGGAGCGCTTCGGCGATCGCGATCCCTCCGAGGTCAGCGGCCGACATCGACGCGAACGCGCCCGACATCTTTCCGATCGGAGTACGGGCACCGGCGACGATCACGGATCCAGTCATGCTCCGACGCTATCGCGGCACGCGAATGTGCCCACAAGCGCGCCCGAACGCACGCGCATCCGTGCTACACCCGCGGGGATGCACGACGTGACGACCTCGCTGTCCGTGGTCGGCGCCAGCCATCGTTTCGACGGGCGTCAGGTGCTCGACGGCATCGACCTCGACGTCCCGGCGGGCCGGGTGGTGGGTCTGCTCGGGCCGAACGGCGCCGGCAAGACGACGCTCATGCGGATCATCTTCGGCGTGCTCGAACCCGATGCCGGCGAGGTGCGCTGGGACGGACGCGAGGCCACGGCGGCCGATCGTCGGCGTTGGGGGTACATGCCACAGGAGCGTGGCCTGTACCGCGAGATGCGCACGATCGACCACCTCGTCTGGCTCGCCCGCCTGTACGGCATCGGGCGGACGGAGGCGCGCGAACGTGCGGGCGATCTGCTCGAGCGACTCGGGCTCAGCGACCGCATGCGTGACCCGATCCGAGAGCTCTCGGGCGGCATGGCGCAGCGGGTGCAGTTGGCGGCGGCGATGGTGCACGGCCCGGAGCTCCTCGTCCTCGACGAACCGTTCGCGGGGCTCGATCCGGGTGCGATCGAGTTCCTCACCGACGTCATCCACGATCACGTGAACGGTGGTGGCCATCTCGTGTTCTCGAGCCACCAACTCGATCTCGTCGAGGACCTCTGCGAGACGATCGTGATGTTGCACGACGGGCGGGTGGTGTTACAGGGCGCGGTCCGCGACCTGAAGCGGGCGAGTTCCGATCGGTTCCTGCAGGTCGACGTCGACGTCGATGCGTCGTGGCTGTCCGACACCGGCGCGCACGTCGCCTCGTCCGACGCGACCGGTACCCGCCTCGCGCTCGATCCGGGGATCGACGCGGCACTGGTGCTCGACCGGGTGCGCACGCACACGGCGGTGACCGACTTCGGCGTCGAGGCGCCCACGCTGTCCGAGTTGTTCCTCGCGGCGAGGCGACCGATCACCACCACCGGCAGCGAGGTGACCTCATGAGCACCCGAGCGACCCGGCTCGTGATCGAGCGGGAGATCCGAGAGTCGGCGCGCCGCAAGGGCGTGTGGGCGCTGATCGCATTCACGTTCCTCGGCGCGAGTGCGCTGATGGTGTTGCCGAGCGTGCTGTCGGGCGACGACAGCGCCCGCCGGGTGATGATCGTCGGCGACGACGAGATCGGGCTCCGGGAGTCGCTCGAGGCCTCGACCGATCCCGAGTTCGAGATCACGGCGGGGGCCGACCGTGTCGCCGCGGCCGTCGCGATCACCGACGAAGCGACCGAACTCGCCGTGTTGCTGACCGACGCGCCCACGCTGCTCGTCGACGACGAGAACGCGGAGGTGGTCGGTGTGGTCGCGCAGATCGTCGCCGACCGGATGGCGGCGGTGCGGTTGACCGAGCTCGGCATCGACCCGGCCGAGGTTCGCGACGCGTTCGTCGACGCCACCCCGACGATCGAGCCGATCGACGTCGACCGTGAGGGCCGTGAAGCGTCGGCGTTCGGCATCACGCTGGTGCTCTACATGCTCACCGTGGTGCTCACCAGCCAGGCGGCGGGTGGTGTCGCGGTGGAGAAGTCGAACCGGGTCAGCGAGGTGCTGCTCGCGATCGTGCCGCCTCGTGCGCTGCTGTTCGGCAAGGTGATCGGCGTCGGGTGCGTCGGGCTCGTCACGCTGTTGGCCGGGGCGACACCGGTGGCGATCAAGTTCGCGATCGGCGGAGATCTGCCGTCGGGCCTCGGACGG encodes:
- a CDS encoding ABC transporter permease; the encoded protein is MSTRATRLVIEREIRESARRKGVWALIAFTFLGASALMVLPSVLSGDDSARRVMIVGDDEIGLRESLEASTDPEFEITAGADRVAAAVAITDEATELAVLLTDAPTLLVDDENAEVVGVVAQIVADRMAAVRLTELGIDPAEVRDAFVDATPTIEPIDVDREGREASAFGITLVLYMLTVVLTSQAAGGVAVEKSNRVSEVLLAIVPPRALLFGKVIGVGCVGLVTLLAGATPVAIKFAIGGDLPSGLGRTLLGSSVWFVGGLALYLILAGSLGALVSRQEEAGAVVVPLTMLLVVGYFVALSSAESTVGAVLAYVPFMSPMIEPYRIAIGAGSTTEYVISAVVLFASVVVVARVGAVVFRRAIVQTGRRIRWRDLRSSR
- a CDS encoding ATP-binding cassette domain-containing protein gives rise to the protein MHDVTTSLSVVGASHRFDGRQVLDGIDLDVPAGRVVGLLGPNGAGKTTLMRIIFGVLEPDAGEVRWDGREATAADRRRWGYMPQERGLYREMRTIDHLVWLARLYGIGRTEARERAGDLLERLGLSDRMRDPIRELSGGMAQRVQLAAAMVHGPELLVLDEPFAGLDPGAIEFLTDVIHDHVNGGGHLVFSSHQLDLVEDLCETIVMLHDGRVVLQGAVRDLKRASSDRFLQVDVDVDASWLSDTGAHVASSDATGTRLALDPGIDAALVLDRVRTHTAVTDFGVEAPTLSELFLAARRPITTTGSEVTS
- a CDS encoding acetyl-CoA C-acyltransferase, with translation MTGSVIVAGARTPIGKMSGAFASMSAADLGGIAIAEALQRAGVSPEQVEHVIMGQVLMAGQGQVPARQAAGKAGIPMRVPSVNVNKVCLSGLNSIYQAHQMIQSGDADIVVAGGMESMTNAPYLAQGARGGFRYGHTQLEDSIITDGLWCSFDACLMGLGTDRYTGDSISRAEMDEASAMSHERAATATKDGILADEIAPVSVPQRKGDPVLVEHDEGVRPGTTAESLGKLRPAFDPDGSITAGNASQLSDGASAVVVMSAAAAEASGVAPLGEIVSYGMVAGPDNASLNWQPANAIEKALSKTDLSVSDIDVFELNEAFAAVGIASSRQLGIDLDRVNVNGGAIALGHPIGMSGNRLALTLLHELRRRGGGVGAAALCGGGGQGDAIIVRSL